Proteins found in one Halobaculum sp. MBLA0147 genomic segment:
- a CDS encoding Tat pathway signal protein, translated as MTDLDDSLPRREFLKAAVAAGGTAALSACVGRLAGDDTATPPPIPTGDGPDAHPDRQHAWNDYTRTDDAGNTLLPRHQVLLYCDLPDDGPPTEAARETVAAALDALDEAYAWSHEGLLHSVAYSPAYFDRYETPLAGVELPRPEPLADFETPEFDEQDLLVHLASDRPDAVLAADAALRGERETANGVAVPSLTDAVTVADRRTGFVGAGLPRERGAGLEGVPADNPIPEASPLFMGFVAGFRRNQASESFVTLAAGPFAGGTTKVVSNWRQRLADWYEEQSYDERVTELFSPQHAEQGLVEGVGETLGDDSGIDAFLENLPEVAREHGRIGHAQKAARANRDADGNVLLLRRHFESTDDDVASLHFPSLQRDVREFEAVRRAMNGVDVTDATPAVRQRVNNGILEYVFVRHRGYFLVPPRAKRALPRPDGE; from the coding sequence ATGACCGACTTGGACGACTCGCTCCCGCGGCGCGAGTTCCTGAAGGCCGCCGTCGCGGCGGGCGGCACCGCGGCGCTGTCCGCCTGCGTCGGGCGGTTGGCGGGCGACGACACCGCGACGCCGCCGCCGATCCCGACCGGCGACGGGCCCGACGCCCACCCGGACCGGCAACACGCCTGGAACGACTACACCCGGACCGACGACGCCGGCAACACGCTGCTGCCTCGCCACCAGGTGCTCCTCTACTGTGACCTCCCGGACGACGGACCGCCCACTGAGGCGGCGCGGGAGACGGTCGCGGCCGCACTCGACGCACTCGACGAGGCGTACGCCTGGAGTCACGAGGGGTTGCTCCACTCCGTCGCCTACTCGCCGGCGTACTTCGACCGCTACGAGACGCCCCTCGCCGGGGTCGAGTTGCCACGACCGGAACCGCTCGCGGACTTCGAGACGCCCGAGTTCGACGAGCAGGACCTGTTGGTCCACCTCGCGTCTGACCGGCCGGACGCGGTGTTGGCCGCCGACGCGGCGCTCCGTGGGGAGCGGGAGACGGCCAACGGCGTCGCGGTCCCGTCGCTGACGGACGCCGTGACGGTCGCGGACCGCCGGACTGGGTTCGTCGGCGCGGGCCTCCCACGCGAGCGGGGCGCGGGGCTGGAGGGCGTGCCGGCCGACAACCCGATCCCGGAGGCGTCGCCGCTGTTCATGGGGTTCGTCGCCGGCTTCCGGCGGAACCAGGCGAGCGAGTCGTTCGTCACACTCGCGGCGGGGCCGTTCGCGGGCGGGACGACGAAGGTGGTGTCGAACTGGCGCCAGCGACTCGCGGACTGGTACGAGGAGCAGAGCTACGACGAGCGCGTGACGGAGTTGTTCTCCCCGCAACACGCCGAGCAGGGGCTCGTCGAGGGGGTCGGCGAGACCCTCGGCGACGACAGCGGGATCGACGCGTTCCTCGAGAACCTCCCCGAGGTGGCGCGCGAACACGGCCGGATCGGCCACGCACAGAAGGCGGCACGGGCGAACCGCGACGCGGACGGGAACGTCCTGCTGCTCCGGCGGCACTTCGAGTCGACGGACGACGACGTGGCGAGCCTCCACTTCCCGTCACTCCAGCGCGACGTGCGGGAGTTCGAGGCCGTCAGGCGGGCGATGAACGGTGTCGACGTGACGGACGCGACCCCGGCGGTGCGCCAGCGCGTGAACAACGGGATCTTGGAGTACGTCTTCGTCCGCCACCGTGGCTACTTCCTCGTGCCGCCGCGGGCGAAGCGGGCACTCCCGCGTCCGGACGGGGAGTGA
- a CDS encoding DUF2240 family protein produces MSLKTAVAVPFRSAGTRRLGEGEFVVALSLDRDWFSPDQAKRLVDIAEGRGLLAHDDGELVAEFEPSAVSVPEDFEPGADVLTEQSTFERVIDRLVDDGTEKREAVAAANERQSTVGVSLEAAAVLVARERGVEVDDAAAAARADLLEGEE; encoded by the coding sequence GTGAGTCTGAAGACCGCCGTCGCCGTCCCGTTCCGCAGTGCCGGGACGCGTCGCCTCGGCGAGGGTGAGTTCGTGGTGGCGCTGTCGTTGGACCGCGACTGGTTCTCGCCGGACCAGGCGAAGCGGCTCGTCGACATCGCAGAGGGGCGCGGACTGCTCGCACACGACGACGGGGAACTCGTCGCGGAGTTCGAGCCGTCGGCCGTCTCGGTGCCCGAGGACTTCGAACCGGGTGCGGACGTGTTGACCGAACAGTCGACCTTCGAGCGCGTGATCGACCGCCTCGTCGACGACGGCACGGAGAAGCGCGAGGCCGTCGCCGCCGCCAACGAGCGCCAGTCGACCGTCGGCGTGAGTCTCGAAGCCGCAGCCGTGTTGGTCGCCCGCGAACGCGGCGTCGAGGTGGACGACGCCGCCGCCGCGGCCCGTGCCGATCTCCTGGAGGGAGAGGAGTGA
- the dnaK gene encoding molecular chaperone DnaK, whose protein sequence is MASDKILGIDLGTTNSAFAVMEGDDPEIIVNGEGDRTTPSVVAFDDDERLVGKPAKNQAVQNPDRTIQSIKRHMGDDDYTVSVDGEEYSPEQISAMILQKIKRDAEEYLGEEVERAVITVPAYFSDRQRQATKDAGEIAGFEVERIVNEPTAAAMAYGLDDESDQTVLVYDLGGGTFDVSILDLGGGVYEVVATNGDNDLGGDDWDEAIIDYLADEFEAEHGIDLREDRQALQRLNDAAEEAKIELSSRKETTVNLPFIATTDDGALNLEQSITRAKFEALTEDLIERTVGPTEQALEDAGYTKSDIDEAILVGGSTRMPQVKDQVEELLGTPPQSNVNPDEAVALGAAIQGGVLSGDVDDLVLLDVTPLSLGIEVKGGLFERLIEKNTTIPTEESKIFTTAADNQQSVQVRVFQGEREIAEENELLGAFQLSGIPPAPAGTPQIEVTFDIDENGIVNVSAEDQGSGNAEDITIEGGVGLSDEEIEQMQEEAEAHEEEDQRRRERIEARNEAEGAVQRAEKLLEENEEEIDEDLESDIREEIDAVEDLLESDDEVDPEELEDATEDLSAALQEIGKQMYQQQAQAGAGGAGAGAAGGAAGAGPGGAAGAGPGGAAGAGGDDDEFVDADFEDVDDDEDS, encoded by the coding sequence ATGGCGAGCGACAAGATTCTCGGAATCGACCTCGGGACGACGAACTCCGCGTTCGCGGTGATGGAGGGAGACGACCCCGAGATCATCGTGAACGGCGAGGGAGACAGGACGACGCCGTCGGTCGTGGCGTTCGACGACGACGAGCGACTGGTCGGGAAGCCGGCCAAGAACCAGGCCGTCCAGAACCCGGACCGCACGATCCAGTCGATCAAGCGGCACATGGGAGACGACGACTACACCGTCTCCGTCGACGGCGAGGAGTACTCCCCCGAGCAGATCTCGGCGATGATCCTCCAGAAGATCAAACGCGACGCCGAGGAGTACCTCGGCGAGGAGGTCGAACGCGCCGTGATCACGGTGCCGGCGTACTTCTCCGACCGTCAGCGACAGGCGACGAAGGACGCCGGCGAGATCGCCGGCTTCGAGGTCGAGCGGATCGTCAACGAGCCGACGGCCGCCGCGATGGCGTACGGACTCGACGACGAGTCCGACCAGACGGTGCTCGTGTACGACCTCGGTGGCGGCACCTTCGACGTGTCCATCCTCGACCTGGGTGGGGGTGTCTACGAGGTCGTCGCGACGAACGGGGACAACGACCTCGGCGGCGACGACTGGGACGAGGCGATCATCGACTACCTCGCCGACGAGTTCGAGGCCGAACACGGGATCGACCTCCGCGAGGACCGGCAGGCGCTCCAGCGGCTCAACGACGCCGCCGAGGAGGCGAAGATCGAACTCTCCTCGCGCAAGGAGACGACGGTGAACCTCCCGTTCATCGCGACGACGGACGACGGGGCGCTCAACCTCGAACAGTCGATCACTCGCGCGAAGTTCGAGGCGCTCACCGAGGACCTGATCGAGCGGACGGTCGGCCCGACGGAGCAGGCGCTGGAGGACGCCGGCTACACGAAGTCCGACATCGACGAGGCGATCCTCGTCGGCGGGTCGACGCGGATGCCGCAGGTGAAAGACCAGGTGGAAGAGTTGCTCGGGACGCCGCCACAGTCGAACGTCAACCCGGACGAGGCGGTCGCGCTGGGTGCGGCGATCCAGGGCGGCGTGCTCTCGGGTGACGTGGACGACCTCGTCCTGCTGGACGTGACGCCGCTGTCGCTCGGGATCGAGGTGAAGGGTGGGCTGTTCGAGCGGCTGATCGAGAAGAACACGACGATCCCGACGGAGGAGTCGAAGATCTTCACCACCGCGGCGGACAACCAGCAGTCCGTCCAGGTGCGCGTGTTCCAGGGTGAGCGGGAGATCGCCGAGGAGAACGAACTGCTCGGTGCGTTCCAGCTCAGCGGCATCCCGCCGGCACCCGCGGGCACCCCGCAGATCGAGGTGACGTTCGACATCGACGAGAACGGGATCGTCAACGTCTCCGCCGAGGACCAGGGCTCGGGCAACGCGGAGGACATCACCATCGAGGGTGGTGTCGGCCTCTCCGACGAGGAGATCGAACAGATGCAAGAGGAGGCCGAGGCCCACGAGGAGGAGGACCAGCGCCGCCGCGAACGGATCGAGGCTCGCAACGAGGCCGAGGGCGCGGTCCAGCGCGCCGAGAAGCTGCTCGAAGAGAACGAAGAGGAGATCGACGAGGACCTGGAGTCGGACATCCGCGAGGAGATCGACGCCGTCGAGGACCTGTTGGAGTCCGACGACGAGGTCGACCCCGAGGAGTTGGAGGACGCCACCGAGGACCTCTCGGCGGCGCTCCAGGAGATCGGCAAGCAGATGTACCAGCAGCAGGCGCAGGCCGGTGCCGGCGGTGCGGGTGCCGGTGCGGCCGGCGGTGCCGCGGGCGCCGGACCCGGCGGTGCTGCGGGTGCGGGCCCGGGCGGCGCGGCCGGTGCCGGTGGCGACGACGACGAGTTCGTCGACGCCGACTTCGAAGACGTCGACGACGACGAAGACTCGTAG
- a CDS encoding DUF5808 domain-containing protein produces MADKPQSGELFGIPYNFERPSLGRMLSSYWQPGEGMLVEKPFGVGYTLNLANWRSWIVVLVVGGLLYQEQGGGDETADEDEDPAEIVVDDEE; encoded by the coding sequence ATGGCAGACAAGCCGCAGTCCGGTGAACTCTTCGGGATCCCGTACAACTTCGAGCGCCCGAGCCTCGGGCGGATGCTCTCCTCGTACTGGCAGCCCGGCGAGGGGATGCTGGTCGAGAAGCCGTTCGGCGTCGGCTACACGCTGAACTTGGCGAACTGGCGCTCGTGGATCGTCGTCCTGGTCGTCGGCGGTCTGCTGTACCAGGAACAGGGCGGCGGCGACGAGACGGCCGACGAGGACGAAGACCCGGCGGAGATCGTCGTCGACGACGAGGAGTGA
- a CDS encoding DsbA family protein: MTPDDDTLAVYSDFVCPFCYLGRAALREYLADAADPPTVEWRLFDLRGYKRGPDGDLREDVDDGKDDDYFEQVRENVARLRETYDVEMRDFDDLPEVDSWDTQQAALYVRQTYDEEQFHDFYDAVMDAYWRDGDDIADPDVVAEIAESVGVGGDEVRSAMADERLAEELANRFDDATELGISGIPTFVYDGHAARGAVPPEHLERLVEGADAGGAV; encoded by the coding sequence GTGACACCAGACGACGACACACTCGCGGTGTACTCGGACTTCGTCTGTCCGTTCTGTTACCTCGGTCGTGCCGCCTTGCGGGAGTACCTCGCGGACGCCGCGGACCCGCCGACGGTCGAGTGGCGACTGTTCGACCTGCGCGGGTACAAACGCGGCCCGGACGGCGACCTCCGAGAGGACGTCGACGACGGGAAGGACGACGACTACTTCGAGCAGGTGCGCGAGAACGTCGCGCGCCTCCGCGAGACGTACGACGTGGAGATGCGCGACTTCGACGATCTCCCCGAGGTAGACTCGTGGGACACCCAGCAGGCGGCGCTGTACGTCCGGCAGACGTACGACGAGGAACAGTTTCACGACTTCTACGATGCGGTGATGGACGCCTACTGGCGCGACGGCGACGACATCGCGGACCCGGACGTGGTCGCGGAGATCGCGGAGAGTGTCGGCGTCGGCGGCGACGAGGTCCGCAGTGCGATGGCCGACGAGCGCCTCGCCGAGGAGTTGGCCAACCGGTTCGACGACGCGACGGAGCTGGGGATCAGCGGCATCCCGACGTTCGTCTACGACGGCCACGCCGCTCGCGGCGCGGTGCCCCCGGAACACCTCGAACGACTGGTCGAGGGAGCCGACGCCGGCGGCGCGGTCTGA
- a CDS encoding hemolysin family protein, protein MADLSTAAIVVRLVAGLLLILANGFFVAIEFALTRARQFSEQEFLDGDGRLERAWEMTQDLELYLTTCQVGITASSIAVGIVAEPALAALFEPLFGGTALASVGAGAFIAYFIINLIHLTHGEQTPTYLGVERSRFVCRYGAAPLYWFYVIISPIIKLGDWVAKLTLRLFGIEMTGAWLETEEDAIESRAQLRTRLSSLLEQGELSEERHDEVLRALEAGTTEVREEMVPESEVTYLSTTASVAENLRRITETPHTRYPLIGESPDDFVGIVYVPSVVDRTDELKAGEVTFADLAAPPMTISADTSVSDAFDRFQAEHQELALVVSEGAVVGLLTATDTLESVMGDLEDPLDDDRPDPADRGVPS, encoded by the coding sequence ATGGCCGACCTGAGTACGGCAGCGATCGTGGTTCGACTCGTCGCCGGACTGCTGTTGATCCTCGCGAACGGGTTCTTCGTCGCGATCGAGTTCGCGTTGACTCGTGCGCGACAGTTCTCCGAGCAGGAGTTCCTCGACGGCGACGGGCGACTGGAACGGGCCTGGGAGATGACACAGGATCTGGAGTTGTACCTGACGACGTGTCAGGTCGGGATCACCGCCTCCAGTATCGCGGTCGGGATCGTCGCCGAGCCGGCGCTGGCGGCGCTGTTCGAGCCGCTGTTCGGCGGCACCGCGCTGGCGTCGGTCGGCGCCGGCGCCTTCATCGCGTACTTCATCATCAACCTGATCCACCTGACACACGGCGAGCAGACGCCGACGTACCTCGGCGTCGAGCGCTCGCGGTTCGTCTGTCGGTACGGCGCCGCGCCGCTGTACTGGTTCTACGTGATCATCTCGCCGATCATCAAACTCGGCGACTGGGTCGCGAAGCTGACGCTGCGGCTGTTCGGGATCGAGATGACCGGCGCGTGGCTGGAGACGGAGGAGGACGCCATCGAGTCGCGCGCCCAACTCCGCACGCGACTGAGTTCGCTGTTGGAACAGGGCGAACTCTCCGAGGAGCGTCACGACGAGGTGTTGCGGGCGCTGGAGGCCGGCACCACCGAGGTGCGCGAGGAGATGGTCCCCGAGAGCGAGGTGACGTACCTCTCGACGACGGCGTCCGTCGCGGAGAACCTCCGCCGGATCACGGAGACGCCACACACCCGCTACCCGCTGATCGGCGAGAGTCCCGACGACTTCGTCGGGATCGTCTACGTCCCGAGCGTCGTCGACCGCACGGACGAACTGAAGGCGGGCGAGGTGACGTTCGCGGACCTCGCCGCCCCGCCGATGACGATCTCCGCGGACACCTCCGTCAGTGACGCCTTCGACCGGTTCCAGGCGGAACACCAGGAACTCGCACTCGTCGTGAGCGAGGGAGCGGTCGTCGGGCTGTTGACCGCGACGGACACCTTGGAGAGCGTGATGGGCGATCTCGAGGACCCGCTGGACGACGACCGTCCGGACCCGGCCGACCGCGGCGTGCCCTCCTGA